In a genomic window of Argonema galeatum A003/A1:
- a CDS encoding phosphate ABC transporter permease produces MLVPLTRKKFEQLIPFIATAAQYKYCWGNAAEFLKRVLISLVSVLLLYLITSLLGEAFAPIILLVGIVSGMYWLWGPVLWASLRNIECRSSRYSAFWRGQVLDVYISEELVGTEETVNKRGELMIVENRERRLTLEVGDENGFLTKLQVPLRRSHQAIVTGEWAEMVVMSNRPDMSRISNVTDIYLPELDVWVSDYPYLRRDVFIDMSSRLENDPESEQPQRNKKRSTKQEPRSGSTKTRRVPRRNDDW; encoded by the coding sequence ATGCTAGTCCCATTAACGCGCAAAAAATTTGAACAACTCATTCCTTTCATCGCCACAGCAGCCCAGTACAAATATTGCTGGGGTAATGCAGCCGAGTTTTTAAAGCGGGTGTTAATTTCTTTGGTGAGCGTATTGCTACTTTATTTGATAACGAGCTTGTTAGGAGAGGCATTTGCACCAATAATTCTTTTAGTAGGAATTGTCAGCGGTATGTACTGGCTCTGGGGGCCAGTTTTATGGGCGAGTTTGCGTAATATTGAATGCCGAAGTTCCCGGTACAGCGCTTTTTGGCGCGGTCAGGTGTTAGATGTTTATATAAGTGAAGAATTAGTTGGCACCGAAGAAACAGTAAATAAGCGCGGCGAATTGATGATAGTGGAAAACCGGGAGCGAAGGCTGACTCTAGAAGTTGGGGATGAAAATGGTTTTCTGACTAAGTTGCAAGTCCCTCTGCGACGTTCTCACCAAGCGATCGTTACAGGAGAATGGGCTGAAATGGTGGTAATGTCTAATCGACCCGATATGAGTCGGATTAGCAATGTCACCGATATTTACCTTCCTGAACTTGATGTGTGGGTGAGTGACTATCCTTACTTACGGCGAGATGTATTTATTGATATGAGCAGTCGGTTAGAAAACGATCCGGAATCGGAACAACCGCAGAGAAACAAAAAGCGATCAACCAAGCAAGAACCGAGATCTGGTTCTACTAAAACTCGTAGAGTACCGAGAAGAAATGATGATTGGTAG
- the dapB gene encoding 4-hydroxy-tetrahydrodipicolinate reductase, which yields MPNQSPIPVVVNGAAGKMGREAIKAIAAAPDMTLLGAIDRNPEFFNQDAGEVAGCGPLEVPITNQFEPILAMAAQEKVLGVMLDFTHPKTVYNSVRSAIAYGVRPVVGTTGLSPKQIEELAEFADKASTGCLVIPNFSIGMVLLQQAAIQASKYFDYVEIIELHHNQKADAPSGTAIKTAQMLAEMGKTYNPPSVTEEEKLPGARGSLADEGIRIHSVRLPGLIAHQEVIFGATGQVYTLRHDTSDRTCYMPGVLLAIRKVTELKSLVYGLEKIL from the coding sequence ATGCCGAATCAATCTCCTATCCCAGTTGTGGTCAACGGTGCTGCTGGCAAAATGGGCCGCGAGGCGATCAAAGCTATTGCTGCGGCACCTGACATGACGCTGCTGGGTGCGATAGACCGCAATCCAGAATTTTTCAATCAAGATGCTGGAGAAGTGGCTGGATGCGGCCCGCTGGAAGTTCCGATCACCAATCAGTTTGAACCGATACTGGCGATGGCCGCTCAGGAAAAAGTGCTGGGCGTTATGCTGGATTTTACCCACCCCAAAACGGTTTATAATTCGGTCAGATCTGCGATCGCTTACGGTGTCCGCCCCGTCGTCGGCACCACTGGCCTGAGCCCCAAACAAATTGAAGAATTGGCCGAATTTGCCGATAAAGCCAGCACTGGTTGCCTGGTTATCCCCAATTTCTCGATCGGCATGGTTTTGCTTCAGCAAGCTGCTATCCAGGCGTCGAAATACTTTGATTACGTAGAAATTATCGAACTCCACCACAATCAAAAAGCAGACGCCCCCAGCGGTACAGCTATTAAAACCGCTCAAATGCTCGCAGAAATGGGCAAAACCTACAATCCACCTTCTGTTACAGAAGAGGAAAAATTACCGGGCGCTAGAGGCAGTCTCGCAGATGAGGGTATTCGCATTCACAGTGTGCGCTTACCCGGTTTGATCGCTCACCAAGAAGTGATTTTTGGTGCTACTGGTCAAGTTTACACCCTCAGACATGACACGAGCGATCGCACTTGCTATATGCCAGGAGTGCTGCTGGCAATCCGCAAGGTCACCGAACTCAAATCGTTAGTATATGGTTTAGAAAAGATATTGTAG
- a CDS encoding DUF7219 family protein, with the protein MNDRSNFLYPRSRYYGQVKPENLVFNANLQEFAQRVNFICSLETGGKLSPEEAYKQVKKLWKQLKRTKKQLGIGEKPFNPEDETPLG; encoded by the coding sequence ATGAACGATCGCTCCAATTTTCTGTACCCCCGTAGTCGCTACTACGGCCAAGTGAAACCAGAAAATTTGGTTTTTAACGCCAATTTGCAAGAATTCGCCCAGCGGGTGAATTTTATCTGCTCTTTAGAAACGGGTGGAAAGCTCTCTCCAGAAGAAGCTTATAAACAAGTTAAGAAACTCTGGAAACAGCTCAAACGCACTAAAAAGCAACTTGGCATCGGTGAAAAGCCCTTCAATCCTGAAGACGAAACCCCTTTGGGATAG
- a CDS encoding DUF427 domain-containing protein — protein sequence MNRQRIQPEPGQESVWDYPRPPRLEDSAKHIQIVFNGIAIVDTHQAKRVLETSHPPNYYIPPSDIKMEYLLRQNRSSFCEWKGQAGYYTIIVGDKQAPFAAWFYPDPTPAFAPIKDYVAFYPGLMDVCYLNGERVQPQPGDFYGGWITSDIVGPFKGAPGTWGW from the coding sequence ATGAACCGCCAGCGCATTCAACCAGAGCCAGGTCAAGAATCAGTCTGGGATTACCCGCGTCCGCCGCGTCTAGAAGACTCAGCAAAGCACATCCAGATCGTTTTTAACGGCATCGCAATTGTGGATACCCATCAAGCCAAGCGGGTCTTAGAGACCAGTCATCCACCCAATTACTACATTCCTCCCAGCGACATCAAGATGGAATACTTGCTCAGGCAAAATCGCTCCAGCTTTTGCGAGTGGAAAGGTCAAGCAGGTTACTACACAATTATCGTGGGTGACAAACAAGCGCCCTTTGCTGCCTGGTTCTATCCCGACCCCACCCCCGCCTTTGCGCCAATCAAAGACTACGTGGCTTTTTATCCCGGTTTGATGGATGTTTGTTATCTTAATGGTGAAAGGGTGCAACCTCAGCCCGGTGATTTCTACGGCGGCTGGATCACCAGCGACATTGTAGGGCCGTTTAAAGGTGCGCCAGGAACGTGGGGCTGGTAG
- a CDS encoding serine/threonine protein kinase, with translation MELLHQPGDALAQRYQIVDILGQGGIGITYEAIDLRTNQRVALKELSLRRMTDWKVLELFDREAKTLSGLNYPCIPRYLDYFQVDTPDDRRFYLVQELAEGRSLSSLVESGWHTNENEVRRLAEQILEILIYLQEFTPPVIHRDIKPQNIIRREDGQVFLVDFGAVQDTYRHTITRGSTVIGTYGYMAPEQFGGQAYPATDLYGLGTTLLFLLTHQFPADLPQYRLKIDFRDVVEISPEFADWLEKMLEPIPEDRFSCAKDALANLRGEHTSTIQKRRQPAGSRIGLKNTLGRLVVEIPPAGWRFQNISWLGFALIWSGFLFFWTAGAIAVGAYLFFPLLSIPFWIVGLGMLGGILFSVAGRTRLEIDRVKYFRLQWKLFWFSYEVKGKTADIDRIELSNNYEVNDKPVMACTLVEGLRTHRFGSWLAQSEKEWLVDEISTFLRKPLL, from the coding sequence ATGGAACTGCTACACCAACCAGGAGATGCTCTAGCTCAACGATATCAAATTGTAGATATATTGGGACAAGGTGGAATTGGGATAACCTACGAAGCCATAGACTTGCGGACGAATCAGCGGGTGGCACTCAAAGAGTTATCGTTGCGCCGCATGACTGACTGGAAAGTGCTTGAATTGTTCGATCGCGAAGCTAAGACTTTATCTGGGCTGAACTATCCCTGTATCCCTCGATATTTAGATTATTTCCAGGTCGATACGCCTGATGATAGACGATTTTACCTTGTTCAAGAATTGGCAGAAGGACGATCGCTCTCATCCCTAGTCGAAAGCGGTTGGCATACAAACGAAAACGAAGTCCGGCGTCTGGCTGAGCAAATTCTGGAAATTCTCATCTACCTACAAGAGTTTACCCCACCAGTCATCCATCGGGATATCAAACCCCAAAATATCATCCGTAGGGAAGATGGACAAGTTTTTCTAGTTGATTTCGGTGCGGTGCAAGACACCTATCGCCACACCATAACGCGGGGTAGCACCGTCATCGGCACATACGGCTACATGGCACCGGAACAGTTTGGGGGACAAGCTTACCCAGCAACGGATTTGTACGGATTGGGAACAACTCTACTATTTTTGCTGACGCACCAATTCCCAGCCGATTTACCCCAGTATCGTCTTAAAATAGACTTTCGCGACGTGGTGGAAATTTCACCTGAGTTTGCCGATTGGTTGGAAAAAATGCTCGAACCAATACCGGAAGATAGATTTTCTTGTGCGAAAGACGCTCTAGCAAACCTGCGCGGCGAACATACCAGTACCATCCAAAAGCGGCGTCAGCCAGCGGGGAGTCGCATCGGGTTGAAAAACACTCTTGGACGACTTGTGGTGGAAATACCGCCTGCTGGGTGGCGATTCCAGAACATTTCCTGGTTGGGGTTTGCGTTAATTTGGAGCGGTTTCTTATTTTTCTGGACTGCTGGAGCGATCGCAGTTGGGGCTTATTTGTTTTTCCCTCTGCTTTCCATTCCCTTCTGGATTGTCGGACTGGGTATGTTGGGAGGTATCCTGTTTAGTGTAGCGGGTCGGACAAGGTTGGAGATCGATCGGGTGAAGTATTTCCGGTTGCAGTGGAAGTTATTCTGGTTCAGCTATGAAGTTAAAGGAAAGACAGCGGATATCGATCGCATTGAACTCAGCAATAATTACGAAGTAAACGACAAACCAGTCATGGCTTGTACCCTGGTAGAAGGCTTGCGTACTCATCGTTTCGGTTCTTGGCTGGCGCAATCAGAAAAAGAGTGGCTAGTTGACGAAATCTCTACTTTTCTGCGAAAGCCGCTACTCTAA